The following coding sequences are from one uncultured Desulfobacter sp. window:
- a CDS encoding pyruvate carboxylase subunit B has product MTDHNEVKMVEMDYSQARPKAKNPLKVQDLSLRDGHQSLFATRGRTEDMIPVAEQMDEIGFWAVEVWGGASFHTMHRYLNEDPWQRLRTLKRYFKKTPISMLLRGQKLVGYRNYADDLAALFVKKTVENGLDIFRTFDALNDYRNFETVVPVIKESGAHFQGCICYTLTEPRLGQGIYNLEYYVKKAKALEDMGADSICIKDVAGLMAPYDAFELVKALKAEVEPPIHLHSHFTSGMSPMTHLKAVEAGVDIIDTCMTPYAYRTSHAALEPFVMSLLGTDRDTGFDINALTRINETLEKEVIPKYKHLLDDSRVSLIDIDVLLNQAPDFMRANLVKQLREMDALDKIDEVYKELPRVRKELGQIPLVTPTSRIVGTQAVNNVLFDTKEERYKMITDKVKDLCYGLYGKTAAPIDADVQKKALKDYERGQEPITCRPAEVLTPELEKAKEEIGDLAVDEEDLILCALFPVTGKKYLMQKYGKEQVPETVKPITLEDVKKQEEMIKKAKAGKLIEPAADLPEKSEFARTFNVFVDGECFEVGVDEVGGSPMISYAALAGAAPVVPPAPVAPAAPAAPAAAPAPKPAQAKPAPAPKPSPKPAAATGAGTPVLAPMPGVIVKYEKNVGDTVAAGDTVVVIEAMKMENILPATADGTISAITFKPGDSVAKDDVLATIE; this is encoded by the coding sequence AACAGATGGATGAAATCGGGTTCTGGGCGGTGGAGGTCTGGGGCGGTGCTTCTTTTCATACCATGCACCGGTATCTCAATGAAGATCCCTGGCAGCGGCTTCGCACCCTGAAGCGGTATTTCAAGAAAACGCCGATTTCCATGCTGTTGCGTGGCCAGAAGCTTGTGGGGTACCGCAACTATGCCGATGATCTTGCCGCACTTTTTGTCAAAAAGACCGTGGAAAACGGACTGGATATTTTCAGGACCTTTGATGCGCTCAATGACTATAGAAATTTTGAAACCGTGGTACCTGTCATCAAGGAGTCTGGAGCGCATTTCCAGGGCTGCATCTGCTATACACTCACAGAACCCCGCCTGGGCCAAGGGATCTATAATCTGGAATACTATGTGAAAAAGGCCAAAGCCCTTGAAGATATGGGCGCCGACTCCATCTGCATCAAGGATGTGGCAGGCCTGATGGCGCCCTATGATGCCTTTGAGCTGGTCAAAGCGCTCAAGGCGGAAGTGGAGCCGCCGATCCACCTGCACTCCCATTTCACATCGGGCATGTCGCCCATGACCCATCTCAAGGCGGTGGAGGCCGGTGTGGATATTATTGATACCTGCATGACCCCCTATGCATATAGAACATCCCATGCGGCCCTTGAGCCCTTTGTGATGAGTCTTCTGGGGACCGACCGGGATACGGGGTTTGATATCAATGCCCTGACCCGGATCAATGAAACCCTGGAAAAAGAGGTCATCCCCAAATATAAGCATCTGCTGGATGACAGCCGGGTCTCCTTGATTGATATTGATGTGCTCCTGAACCAGGCGCCGGATTTCATGCGTGCCAACCTCGTTAAACAGCTCCGGGAGATGGACGCCCTGGATAAAATCGATGAGGTGTACAAAGAGCTGCCCAGGGTCAGAAAAGAACTCGGCCAGATTCCCCTTGTGACCCCCACCAGCCGGATTGTGGGGACCCAGGCGGTGAACAATGTGCTCTTTGATACCAAAGAAGAGCGCTACAAGATGATTACGGACAAGGTCAAGGATCTTTGTTACGGTCTGTACGGCAAAACAGCAGCCCCCATTGACGCCGACGTGCAGAAAAAAGCGCTCAAGGATTATGAACGGGGGCAGGAGCCCATTACCTGCCGTCCGGCTGAGGTGTTGACACCGGAACTTGAAAAGGCAAAAGAAGAGATCGGTGACCTGGCCGTGGATGAGGAGGATCTCATTCTGTGTGCCCTGTTCCCCGTCACCGGTAAAAAATACCTGATGCAGAAATACGGCAAGGAACAGGTGCCCGAGACCGTCAAACCCATTACCCTGGAAGATGTTAAAAAACAGGAAGAGATGATTAAAAAGGCCAAGGCCGGAAAACTCATCGAACCGGCTGCGGATCTTCCCGAGAAAAGTGAATTTGCCAGGACATTCAATGTATTCGTGGACGGAGAATGTTTCGAGGTGGGCGTTGATGAAGTGGGCGGTTCGCCTATGATCTCCTATGCGGCCCTTGCCGGGGCAGCCCCTGTTGTACCCCCGGCGCCTGTTGCGCCGGCAGCACCGGCCGCACCGGCAGCTGCACCCGCACCTAAACCCGCTCAGGCAAAACCTGCACCGGCGCCCAAACCTTCACCCAAGCCTGCTGCAGCTACAGGCGCCGGAACGCCCGTTCTGGCACCCATGCCCGGTGTGATCGTCAAGTATGAAAAAAATGTCGGCGATACCGTGGCTGCAGGCGATACCGTAGTGGTGATCGAGGCCATGAAGATGGAAAATATTCTTCCGGCAACAGCCGACGGAACCATCTCCGCCATCACCTTTAAACCCGGTGATTCTGTGGCCAAGGATGACGTACTGGCCACCATAGAGTAA
- a CDS encoding zinc ribbon domain-containing protein, whose translation MAFETKEELLEKYMEMEKPHCPHCDEEMTLWEIPPINFSDGLGWQTPYLFVCFNDACPSYKKGWEHLMDSMEAPASYRCFCEPGADHFEYMPVFSPIGGTGSVMDDAALVAEQAKKELLKQTFSILTDYYISKDWDEILKICLDPNIPPKARLKAAEMVGELGDATAVEHLINHRFPTPVLQEGVKKAIEQLHERHFTRECPFCAEIIKNRATVCKHCGKDVPKA comes from the coding sequence ATGGCATTTGAAACAAAAGAAGAACTGCTTGAAAAATATATGGAAATGGAGAAACCCCATTGCCCCCATTGCGATGAAGAGATGACCCTTTGGGAGATTCCCCCCATCAATTTTTCCGATGGGTTGGGATGGCAGACGCCGTATCTGTTTGTCTGTTTCAACGATGCGTGCCCTTCCTATAAAAAAGGATGGGAGCATCTGATGGACTCCATGGAGGCACCTGCCTCTTACCGGTGTTTTTGTGAACCGGGCGCAGACCATTTTGAGTACATGCCCGTTTTCAGCCCCATCGGCGGTACAGGATCTGTGATGGATGATGCAGCCCTTGTGGCGGAACAGGCTAAAAAAGAGTTGTTGAAACAAACCTTTTCCATTCTTACGGATTATTATATATCCAAAGACTGGGATGAGATTCTAAAGATCTGCCTGGATCCCAATATCCCGCCCAAGGCAAGACTGAAAGCCGCAGAAATGGTGGGGGAATTAGGTGATGCAACGGCTGTGGAGCACCTGATCAACCATAGGTTCCCCACTCCGGTATTGCAGGAAGGTGTGAAAAAGGCAATTGAACAGCTTCACGAACGTCATTTCACCCGGGAATGTCCGTTCTGCGCCGAGATTATTAAAAATCGGGCCACCGTATGTAAACATTGCGGCAAGGATGTTCCCAAGGCGTAA
- a CDS encoding type I restriction enzyme HsdR N-terminal domain-containing protein produces MILDQVTDYITGKEIDNVGAEASRQIFEKFLVETKGYGKSDVLVDVPLTVQFKGEDYPSVIDLIVNVEDRPFMAVTCVAGSIGSYEREILAGARLVYDHMVPLAVSTDARNAIIKDARTGETIGQGLDAVPDYSQAREMLKEISPTPLDPEKKNGEMIIYRSFNLEKINK; encoded by the coding sequence ATGATACTTGATCAAGTCACCGACTATATTACCGGCAAAGAGATAGACAATGTCGGCGCCGAAGCCAGCCGCCAGATTTTTGAAAAGTTTTTGGTGGAGACCAAAGGGTACGGCAAATCAGACGTTCTTGTGGATGTTCCCCTAACCGTCCAGTTCAAGGGCGAAGACTACCCGTCCGTAATTGACCTGATTGTGAATGTGGAAGACCGGCCCTTTATGGCCGTCACCTGTGTGGCAGGCTCCATTGGATCCTATGAAAGGGAAATTCTGGCCGGGGCCAGACTGGTCTATGACCATATGGTTCCCTTGGCCGTATCCACCGATGCCAGGAACGCCATCATTAAAGATGCCCGTACCGGAGAAACCATCGGCCAGGGGCTTGACGCGGTTCCCGATTATTCCCAGGCCCGGGAAATGCTCAAAGAAATTTCTCCCACACCCCTTGATCCGGAGAAAAAAAACGGGGAAATGATTATATACCGATCGTTTAATCTGGAAAAGATAAACAAATAA
- the gpmI gene encoding 2,3-bisphosphoglycerate-independent phosphoglycerate mutase gives MGSEQQPVNILMILDGWGINESTTGNAVAAARTPFLDALASDFPGTTLKCCGEAVGLPDGTMGNSEVGHMNIGAGRIVAQDFVRINTAIRENTFSSTPALVSVMDKVKQAGKSLHLLGLLSDGGVHSHINHLFALIKMAKDKGITKVFIHPIMDGRDTSPTSGIDFLKQLDDTIRELGTGKVATMTGRFWAMDRDTRWERVEKAYDLYTQGKGVDASEQSPVQAIQAAYDRDETDEFIKPVCFCPGNGGNVEDGDGLIFFNFRADRAKEITRAFTEKNFAEFKRTANPTLAEFVCMTQYDEHFDLPAAFGPQHLDKIFGQILSEHKIAQLRIAETEKYAHVTYFFNGGDEAVFDGEERILIPSPRDVDTYDQKPEMSAAKVAENACEQIRSGNFQFVVLNFANMDMVGHTGIFDAAVKACETVDSCAKKVVEAIWETGGTAFITADHGNSEQMLAPDGSPHTAHTLNPVRFIVASKSAPAVTLSDGKLGDIAPTILKVLGIDQPDEMTGQCLIQGK, from the coding sequence ATGGGTTCTGAACAACAACCGGTCAATATTTTGATGATTCTTGACGGATGGGGCATCAACGAATCGACGACAGGAAATGCCGTAGCGGCTGCCCGTACACCGTTTCTGGATGCGCTTGCATCCGACTTCCCAGGCACAACCCTCAAATGCTGCGGGGAAGCCGTGGGCCTTCCCGACGGCACCATGGGCAACTCCGAGGTCGGGCACATGAACATCGGGGCGGGCAGGATTGTGGCCCAGGATTTTGTGCGGATCAACACGGCCATCCGGGAAAATACTTTTTCCTCAACCCCGGCGCTTGTATCCGTTATGGACAAGGTCAAGCAGGCCGGCAAAAGCCTTCATCTTTTAGGGCTGCTGTCCGACGGCGGGGTCCACTCCCACATCAACCACCTGTTTGCTCTCATAAAGATGGCAAAAGATAAGGGCATTACAAAGGTTTTCATCCACCCCATCATGGACGGCCGGGATACCTCTCCCACATCGGGCATTGATTTTTTAAAACAGCTTGACGACACAATCCGGGAACTCGGCACGGGCAAAGTGGCCACCATGACCGGCCGCTTCTGGGCCATGGACCGGGATACCCGCTGGGAACGGGTGGAAAAGGCCTATGATCTTTATACCCAGGGGAAAGGGGTTGATGCCTCGGAACAGAGTCCTGTCCAGGCCATCCAGGCTGCCTATGACAGAGACGAAACCGATGAATTCATCAAGCCGGTTTGCTTTTGTCCGGGCAATGGGGGGAACGTTGAAGATGGTGATGGTCTCATTTTTTTCAACTTCCGGGCCGACCGGGCCAAGGAGATCACCCGGGCGTTTACTGAAAAAAACTTTGCAGAATTTAAGCGCACCGCAAACCCGACACTTGCGGAGTTTGTGTGCATGACCCAGTACGACGAACATTTTGACCTGCCCGCAGCCTTTGGCCCCCAGCACCTGGACAAAATTTTCGGCCAGATCCTGAGCGAACACAAAATAGCCCAGCTTCGCATTGCAGAGACGGAAAAATACGCCCATGTCACCTACTTTTTCAATGGCGGCGATGAGGCCGTTTTTGACGGGGAAGAGCGCATCCTCATACCCTCCCCCCGGGATGTGGACACCTATGACCAGAAACCTGAAATGAGCGCCGCTAAAGTGGCGGAGAACGCCTGTGAACAGATTCGCTCGGGCAACTTTCAATTTGTGGTGCTCAACTTTGCCAATATGGACATGGTGGGTCATACCGGTATATTTGATGCAGCAGTCAAGGCATGTGAAACCGTGGACAGTTGTGCGAAAAAAGTAGTGGAAGCCATCTGGGAGACCGGCGGCACCGCCTTTATCACTGCAGACCACGGCAACTCCGAACAGATGCTGGCCCCGGACGGATCTCCCCATACGGCCCACACCTTAAATCCGGTCAGGTTTATTGTTGCATCCAAATCCGCCCCGGCTGTCACGCTTTCGGACGGTAAGCTCGGAGATATTGCACCGACCATACTCAAGGTACTCGGCATAGATCAGCCGGATGAAATGACGGGCCAATGCCTGATCCAGGGAAAATAA
- the rsfS gene encoding ribosome silencing factor, which produces MIALQEEYTPYLAPIFDRKPRSVTALMVSELTSYTDMVVIVEAGSSRQVTSLSEHIIKSLKGTKIKATGTEGIKEGQWALLDFGHLIIHVFESGAKAFYDLEGLWSDAQQVDLSGFDAQAPTEMEDDDGF; this is translated from the coding sequence ATGATCGCCCTCCAAGAGGAATATACCCCCTACCTTGCCCCCATATTTGACCGGAAACCCAGAAGCGTCACCGCCTTGATGGTCAGTGAACTGACCTCCTACACGGATATGGTGGTCATTGTAGAGGCCGGATCCAGCAGGCAGGTGACATCCCTTTCCGAACATATTATAAAATCCCTGAAGGGTACAAAGATAAAGGCAACGGGCACGGAAGGCATCAAGGAGGGCCAGTGGGCGCTTCTGGATTTCGGCCACTTGATCATCCATGTGTTTGAATCCGGCGCCAAAGCGTTTTACGACCTTGAAGGTCTGTGGAGCGATGCCCAACAGGTTGATCTGAGTGGCTTCGACGCCCAGGCACCAACAGAAATGGAGGATGACGATGGGTTCTGA
- the nadD gene encoding nicotinate (nicotinamide) nucleotide adenylyltransferase, giving the protein MNAGLFGGTFNPIHNGHLGVIQYVKELYAFDTIILYPSALPPHKPNRNLASARDRLTMVEGAVKNQDGLRVSDIELQRKGPSFTIDTISQFKSIFGSRTRFHLLLGSDAFFDTPSWKQAHQIFGALPVIVMQRGEKTGMAPFASFIDEHVSKGYKLKNDNIFVHDRLYPIRICNVPRIDISSTQIRNRIKAGKSISGLVPEGVETFIRTKDLYK; this is encoded by the coding sequence ATGAATGCAGGACTTTTCGGCGGCACATTCAATCCGATTCATAACGGCCATTTAGGTGTTATTCAATATGTCAAGGAGCTCTACGCCTTTGACACCATCATCCTTTACCCGTCCGCCCTGCCCCCCCACAAACCCAACCGGAACCTGGCCTCTGCCAGGGACCGGCTGACCATGGTCGAGGGGGCGGTAAAAAATCAGGACGGGCTTAGGGTGTCCGACATTGAACTACAGCGAAAAGGGCCGTCATTTACCATTGACACCATTTCCCAGTTCAAATCCATTTTCGGCAGCCGGACCCGTTTTCATCTGCTTTTGGGCTCTGATGCCTTTTTTGACACCCCATCCTGGAAGCAGGCCCATCAAATCTTTGGGGCCCTGCCCGTGATCGTCATGCAGCGCGGCGAAAAAACAGGCATGGCACCTTTTGCGTCATTCATTGACGAACACGTTTCAAAAGGCTACAAGCTTAAAAACGACAATATTTTTGTCCATGACCGGCTTTATCCCATCCGCATCTGCAATGTACCTAGAATAGATATTTCATCCACACAGATACGGAATCGAATCAAAGCCGGCAAATCAATCTCAGGCCTTGTGCCTGAAGGTGTTGAGACTTTTATCAGAACAAAGGATTTATATAAATGA
- the obgE gene encoding GTPase ObgE: MKFVDEAIVTIRSGSGGAGCVSFRRERFIEKGGPDGGDGGDGGDIILRVDPSKRTLYEYRRQKRLSAQNGSPGLGRQKHGKNGSHCYISLPPGTIIFDAETSEVLADLTDPDKEIVLAQGGMGGRGNKRFATSTNRVPRFAQPGIPGVEMKLRLELKLMADVGLVGLPNAGKSTLISAVSGARPKIADYPFTTLTPTIGMVEAPFGEPFAVADIPGLIEGAHEGVGLGIKFLKHIERTGILVHLIDSGGIDPENPLAQFELINNELSMHSDTLANKTQVVVLNKIDLTGTQNRVEAFKNALPDQSIFTISAATGQGVKPLIKHLAQLLQASASEDK; this comes from the coding sequence GTGAAATTTGTAGATGAGGCCATTGTTACGATCAGGTCCGGAAGCGGCGGTGCAGGTTGCGTCAGTTTCCGGCGTGAACGTTTCATTGAAAAAGGCGGGCCTGACGGCGGAGATGGCGGCGATGGGGGGGATATTATCCTCCGGGTGGATCCTTCAAAACGGACCCTCTACGAATATCGCCGCCAGAAACGCTTAAGTGCCCAGAACGGATCACCCGGACTGGGACGGCAGAAGCACGGCAAAAACGGCAGCCACTGCTATATATCACTTCCGCCCGGCACAATTATTTTTGATGCCGAGACGTCAGAGGTTCTTGCCGACCTGACGGACCCTGACAAAGAGATCGTTCTGGCCCAGGGGGGCATGGGCGGACGAGGTAACAAACGATTTGCAACGTCCACCAACCGCGTGCCCAGATTTGCCCAACCCGGAATCCCAGGGGTTGAAATGAAGCTTCGCCTGGAGCTCAAACTCATGGCGGATGTCGGCCTTGTGGGGCTGCCCAACGCAGGGAAATCAACCCTGATTTCCGCCGTGTCCGGAGCGCGTCCAAAAATTGCAGACTATCCGTTTACCACACTGACGCCCACCATCGGCATGGTGGAAGCACCCTTTGGCGAGCCCTTTGCAGTGGCCGACATTCCCGGCCTGATCGAAGGGGCCCATGAAGGGGTGGGACTTGGGATAAAATTTCTCAAGCACATTGAACGTACCGGTATTCTGGTGCATCTCATTGACTCCGGCGGTATTGACCCGGAAAATCCGCTGGCACAGTTCGAACTGATCAACAATGAACTGTCCATGCACAGCGATACCCTGGCAAACAAGACCCAGGTTGTGGTGCTCAATAAAATTGACCTCACGGGCACACAAAACCGGGTTGAAGCCTTTAAAAACGCTTTGCCTGACCAGAGCATTTTTACCATTTCCGCAGCGACGGGCCAAGGCGTTAAACCTTTGATCAAACACCTGGCGCAACTGCTTCAAGCCTCCGCATCCGAAGATAAATAA
- the rpmA gene encoding 50S ribosomal protein L27, with protein MSHKKAAGSSKNGRDSNAQRRGVKKFGGEQVTAGNIIIRQCGTKIHPGNNVGMGKDYTIFAKMDGVVTFERKGRDRKKVSVYAR; from the coding sequence ATGTCACATAAAAAAGCAGCAGGCAGTTCAAAGAACGGTCGCGATTCAAACGCCCAACGGCGCGGCGTAAAAAAATTCGGCGGAGAGCAGGTTACCGCCGGTAATATCATTATCAGACAGTGCGGCACCAAAATTCATCCCGGCAACAATGTCGGCATGGGCAAAGATTATACCATTTTTGCCAAGATGGACGGTGTCGTGACCTTTGAAAGAAAAGGTCGTGACAGAAAAAAAGTCAGTGTTTATGCCCGGTGA
- the rplU gene encoding 50S ribosomal protein L21 translates to MYAVIRTGGKQYKVQEDQVLKVEKLEGTEGSEIEFNDVLLYSDGETVTLGAPQIENATVKAFIVEQGRSKKQLVFKYKRRKGYRKMRGHRQHYTEIRIDSISA, encoded by the coding sequence ATGTATGCAGTAATCAGAACCGGGGGCAAACAATACAAGGTCCAGGAAGATCAGGTTTTAAAAGTTGAAAAACTTGAAGGCACCGAAGGATCTGAAATTGAATTTAACGACGTCCTTTTATATTCCGATGGAGAGACCGTAACGTTAGGTGCGCCCCAGATTGAAAATGCAACGGTCAAAGCTTTTATTGTGGAGCAGGGCCGGAGCAAAAAACAGCTTGTATTCAAGTACAAACGGCGTAAAGGTTACCGGAAAATGAGAGGACACAGGCAGCATTATACTGAAATCAGAATTGATTCCATTTCAGCTTAA
- a CDS encoding ribonuclease H-like domain-containing protein: MLTNSFQHIPGIGAATEAQLWASGLLDWERIEPENTLNIPPKRFETIAAHTKTALGHLENKNPTYFSDRLPAKEHWRLFHEFRDATAYIDIETTGISAYGFEITTIALYDGKDIRYYVDGRNLEQFIEDIQDYKVLVTYNGKTFDVPFIEGQFGIQLNHAHIDLRYVLKSLGYSGGLKQCEKALGLDRGDLDGVDGYFAVLLWHEYQKNNNGKALETLLAYNIEDVVNLETLMVTAYNMKLKETPFNGTHTLPLPNIPEIPFKPDLETIDRIKAMMTGSFGG; encoded by the coding sequence ATGCTGACAAACTCATTTCAACATATACCCGGCATCGGGGCGGCAACGGAAGCGCAGTTATGGGCATCCGGGCTGCTGGACTGGGAGCGGATCGAACCTGAAAATACCCTGAACATCCCCCCCAAACGTTTTGAGACCATTGCGGCGCATACCAAAACCGCCCTTGGGCACCTTGAAAACAAGAACCCCACCTACTTTTCCGATCGTTTACCGGCAAAGGAGCATTGGCGGCTATTCCATGAATTCAGGGACGCCACCGCGTACATTGACATAGAGACAACGGGCATCAGTGCGTATGGCTTTGAGATCACAACCATTGCACTCTACGATGGAAAAGATATCCGGTATTATGTAGACGGTCGGAATCTTGAACAATTCATAGAAGACATACAAGATTATAAAGTCCTGGTTACCTATAACGGCAAAACCTTTGATGTACCGTTTATTGAAGGGCAATTCGGCATCCAACTGAATCATGCCCATATAGATTTGCGGTATGTCCTAAAGAGTTTAGGGTACAGCGGTGGTCTGAAACAATGCGAGAAGGCCCTGGGCCTGGACCGTGGAGATCTGGACGGGGTGGACGGCTATTTTGCAGTTCTCCTATGGCATGAGTATCAGAAGAACAATAATGGAAAAGCGCTGGAAACCCTTTTGGCCTATAACATAGAGGATGTCGTGAACCTGGAAACCTTGATGGTCACGGCATATAATATGAAGCTCAAAGAGACGCCTTTTAACGGCACCCACACCCTACCCCTGCCCAACATACCCGAAATACCATTTAAACCGGATCTTGAAACCATAGACAGGATTAAAGCCATGATGACCGGTTCATTTGGAGGTTAA
- a CDS encoding zinc ribbon domain-containing protein YjdM, whose amino-acid sequence MSAEETICPKCNSPYAYTDGLLWICPECSHEWTPEQAAESPSEDVPRFMDANGNPLQDGDTVTTIKDLKAGKETMKLGTKVKNIKLLDDPVNGHDISCKIPGFGAMYLKCSVVKKA is encoded by the coding sequence ATGTCAGCTGAAGAAACCATCTGTCCCAAATGTAATTCCCCCTATGCCTACACCGACGGGCTGTTGTGGATCTGCCCTGAATGTTCCCACGAGTGGACACCGGAGCAGGCGGCCGAATCCCCCTCGGAGGATGTCCCTCGGTTCATGGATGCCAACGGCAACCCACTACAGGACGGCGATACGGTAACCACCATCAAAGACCTCAAGGCCGGCAAGGAGACAATGAAATTGGGAACCAAGGTCAAAAACATAAAACTCCTTGATGACCCGGTGAACGGCCACGATATCTCCTGCAAGATCCCGGGATTCGGCGCCATGTACCTTAAATGTTCCGTTGTTAAAAAAGCCTAA
- a CDS encoding pentapeptide repeat-containing protein → MDYTGLLLSFIVLSSLLGFVFAAQKKHNKPNDKKWIKDWRYFERFFHYSGITFIFRKFFPAKQSDKCPTGFIWLIGLYFAAYAFTNQRYENELDKVEFQYNIFTTQVAAGAKFSNRRLMIILNEDIPERPVIYKPMTIWKSFLYDPDHCKHFYNANKNTDQKYYENAQTFRQEIISQWDRKLEGADFKNAVELQEADFSKAMLKGADFGKAELEEADFIEARLEGADFRGAMLHRTYFWKAKLVDAHFGGRKLLKETDFWGAVLKEAHFETARLKEANFRGAILESAHFVDSTLEDADFENAQLKETHFGWAKLIKTNFRGATLKRTNFKKAKLIGVDFGGAQIEEVDFEEAEVERAHFKGACLEKADFWKATLKEADFGEARLNEAHFGEALLKGAHFKDAERADFWGAQLEGAHFESARLNKANFWKAQLEGAHFEEAMLEGACFWRAKLEGAHLEGALLKGVKDLTAKQLIQADSIYKIRNCPQDILEEIKKYDCTEMLEKSPSQWPKQFIQHRKNLISQWAKDQSK, encoded by the coding sequence ATGGATTATACCGGACTACTGCTTTCATTTATTGTGTTGTCGTCGCTTCTTGGCTTTGTGTTCGCTGCACAAAAAAAACATAATAAACCTAACGATAAAAAGTGGATTAAAGACTGGCGTTATTTTGAGCGTTTCTTTCACTATTCAGGAATAACATTTATTTTCAGAAAATTTTTTCCTGCAAAACAAAGCGATAAATGTCCAACAGGTTTTATATGGTTAATTGGTTTATATTTTGCAGCTTATGCATTCACAAATCAAAGATATGAAAATGAACTTGATAAGGTGGAATTCCAATATAACATATTTACCACCCAAGTAGCAGCAGGGGCTAAATTTTCAAATCGTCGTCTCATGATAATTTTAAATGAAGATATCCCGGAAAGACCTGTAATTTATAAGCCTATGACAATTTGGAAATCATTTCTTTATGACCCCGATCATTGTAAACATTTTTATAATGCTAACAAGAATACAGATCAAAAATATTATGAAAATGCCCAAACCTTTAGACAAGAAATTATTTCCCAATGGGATAGAAAACTTGAAGGGGCTGATTTTAAAAACGCAGTAGAGCTTCAAGAGGCTGATTTTAGTAAGGCAATGCTTAAAGGTGCTGATTTTGGAAAGGCAGAGCTTGAAGAGGCTGATTTTATAGAGGCGCGGCTTGAAGGGGCTGACTTCAGGGGGGCAATGCTGCACAGGACTTATTTTTGGAAGGCAAAGCTTGTAGATGCTCATTTTGGGGGGAGAAAACTTCTTAAAGAAACTGATTTTTGGGGGGCTGTACTTAAAGAAGCTCATTTTGAAACCGCACGGCTTAAAGAGGCTAATTTTAGGGGGGCAATACTGGAAAGTGCCCATTTTGTGGACTCAACGCTTGAAGATGCTGATTTTGAGAACGCACAACTTAAAGAAACTCATTTTGGATGGGCAAAGCTTATAAAAACTAATTTTAGGGGGGCAACGCTAAAAAGGACAAATTTTAAAAAAGCGAAACTTATAGGAGTTGATTTTGGAGGAGCACAGATTGAAGAGGTCGATTTCGAAGAGGCAGAGGTTGAAAGGGCTCATTTTAAGGGTGCATGTCTTGAAAAGGCAGACTTTTGGAAGGCAACTCTTAAAGAAGCTGATTTTGGAGAAGCACGGCTTAATGAGGCTCATTTTGGGGAGGCACTACTTAAAGGGGCTCATTTTAAGGATGCAGAAAGGGCTGATTTTTGGGGGGCACAACTCGAAGGGGCGCATTTTGAGAGTGCGCGGCTGAATAAGGCTAATTTTTGGAAAGCACAGCTTGAAGGTGCTCATTTTGAGGAAGCGATGCTTGAAGGGGCCTGTTTTTGGAGGGCAAAGCTTGAAGGTGCGCATTTGGAAGGCGCACTGCTTAAAGGGGTAAAAGATCTGACTGCCAAGCAACTGATTCAAGCTGACAGCATATATAAAATTCGCAATTGCCCTCAAGATATTCTCGAGGAAATCAAAAAATACGATTGCACCGAAATGTTGGAAAAATCCCCATCACAATGGCCAAAACAATTTATTCAGCACCGCAAAAATTTAATATCACAGTGGGCGAAAGATCAGTCAAAATAA